The region GGAAGCGAGACCTCAGGATCATGACTGCCTCACAAGTGCTCTGCTTCAGCTGGGTCTGGATCGTGCTGAACTTGCGGTGGATGATGCCCACCATGCGCTCAATCTCCCGCGGAGTTACGGGCCGTGTTCGCGACTGCTCTCTCAGCAGGTTCATCACATGGGTGGTGAACTCAGTGCACGCCTGGGTGGAGGGGCGCAGGAGACGACGGACAGTGAAGGACAGAAAAGCGTAAAGCAATGAAGCTAGGTGTATTATTTTATACTATTTTGAATTTTGCgatatggcatttttttttgtaaagaagaaaattaaatttcacaataaaacattcAGAAAGTTAGCAGCTTAGTAGTACGGTTGTTGTCAGTTAGCATGTATAAGCATTTATAAGCATAGTTACTAAAGATCTTAGAATAGCTGGTATGTCCCACAATTTGAAGAAGGTTTTAATTCATGTTACAGGAAGAGTGTATTGTATGTTGCTGATGAGTTACAATAGTGGATCCGAATGGGTTTTGAATAACAGCACACAATAAGGCTTTGGTGTAGGTTGGAATTTGTGTTACTCTGATAATCTTAAAATACCTCTTGTAATACAGAGATATGAAGTTTATACCTGGTGTGTTTTGATCAGCAACATAAGGACAGAAGTGTATGCCCCAGCAAAGAAAAGTTATGTGACTGAACCCTAGACCTAACATGCCAATGGATTAGGCTTCTGGCGAGCAGTTTTAGTACAGGCAAGCGTGTACGGGCAATGTCAGCGCTCGTCTCCTGTTGCGACACGGTACCTGCTCATACTTCTccagctcagtgtggtagatactGCGAATCTGGCTCAACTTGCTTTTGTAGTCGGAGTGCTCGAGCGAGCTGTCAGGTGACATCCCTCCCGAGCTGGTGGCAGCAGACACAGCAGCAGCGGCCCCGCCACCCTTTTCCGGCCCCGCCACACCCTCCGCCAGCAGCATGTTGTCCAATCGCACCAGCTGAGGATCCTGAGGCTCGTCCTCCTGGGCGTTCCTCATTGACAGGCCTGTCAATAAGACAAGTGTCAATTGGCTTTGCAGGTGAAATATCAACAGAAGTCTGTATGAATTTGTGTTAAAGTACAGTCACATAACACTGCTGTCCTGTGAATATCCCCTCCATCTCACATTCACTTCAACTGAAGCCTGTACAACTAATGAATTCATGCATGCATTTCTTGTTCAACTTTGCCCTGCATATACGCAGGGTCAGCCAATAGAAACACTGGCGCACTGTGTTTGGAAAAGAGGACAAGTCATTACTTAGTCATGATGTGCCATCACATTATTTTGGGCATCACTCACATCCTGTTTACAGTAATCACTCTGctctatatttatttgttacccACATCAGATAACCCTTTTCAGTGCTGAGTGCAGAGCAATTTTGCTGGAGTGAAAGCAAATGTGACCGTAACTTTTAATAGCGTCTTTGCAGGaatcttttttaaatgtatgcctTTGAAAAATGGCTTGCTTTGTACAACAAAGGATAAAGTCAGATTATAtttttacagtataaataaaaatatctaGCAGCATTACTCACCACCCTCTTATTGTTCTGTAACATAAACTGTTGCAAGTACTGTGCACTTATCAAACCAACCAGGCTGCAACCTGTACTGTATTGCCCTGGATGTCTCTTTTGTCCAGCTGCTGTCGTTTGtctctatttttatatcaaacagTCTCTTATTACGTTTATCTTCCTATAGGTTTGTTTTTTGCAAGTAGCCTAAACATATTGAGTTACTGAcaaccagagtcaaattcctgAACTGTGGGTGTATGCTTGTTTATGATTTTATTGGCTTCTGGTGACACACTGTCAACACAGTCTAATAAGGCTGCAATAAGCCATCAAAACACAGCAAGGCGGGTTTATAATTGAATGCATGTTGACTGacaatgaaaacattaaaatctcttttaaataaaaagttacCTGTTTTTTCCTTGATCTCGCACAGGACGCTGAATAATGCAGGTTTCATTCGGTGACAGTTGAGGGCATGTTTCCTGTGCATATAAAGAAAAAGAGCTTGACTTGTAACGTTAGATAACTTTAGCACAACAGACTAACTttcccccatgttgtccatatatctgtttttatgttttcccactcacaatgttgtttggttaccattacccagaagtctttatagatatttaaatcaatatcctcctcataaacactaaacacacacacacacacacacttgtctttttttgatatatttactatattgttattatatatatgttgtccttattgttttgttatcactattatgtagtcatattatttctttatattaatctagtctctaggtggaggcttcagataagcccagtggggttttttgcctcttcctgcactttatattattaattaatttatttattttgttatgttgtatagtcttaaattgtgcaaaataaataaacacacaaacaaacaataaacaaaatacactctctctctcactcacacagacagacagacacacacaccagtgaaCAGTTTACCTCCTTGGCATTTAGCTTGTCAGAAGCTAGCGTTATGCTAAATTAGCTGAAGGTAAAGGTAACTTAACGTTAGCCGTTACTAGCATGCTAGGCTAACTAGCCAAGGCTAGTTAGCCTAGCAAGCTAACAACGGCTAACGGCTAAACgactctgtgtttgtttatatgaAAGCTAAGAAACTATTAACTAACAAAACAGCCTCTTAACAggtttgaacacataaaaacaaacagcttaGTTCCCGTTAGCTGCTGTTTGTTACTTAGTGAGCTGAGTTAGTACAGGAGGAAAGCTAGCATCATGCTAAAGTAGCCGCGGTAAAGGTAACGTTAGATAGTGTTAGCTTGCTAGGCTAACTAGTCAAGGCTAGCTAGCTACAAGGCCTATACAAGGAGGTTGGGACACGGGTCTGGGGTTCGGGGATAtcacgcatgcgcagtgtgactgaagCTGAGGTCCTGCgttgtgattggctcaatttcggccaGACGTTACTGCGCATGCGTCACACTCCCCCAAAAATATGAcgcgtgtcccagcctccttctataggccttggctagctagctaacaggtAACTCTAGCTAATGTAAACGTTTCCTGTTCTAACTAAGTAGTTAATGAAAActaaactgtttgttttttgtgttaaaaCCTGTAAAGATGCTGTTTTGTTAGTTAATAGTTTCTTATCTGtcatataaacaaacacagagtggtttagctagctgttagcatgctaggCTAACTGTGTTTATATTTGACAGCTAAGAAACtattaacaaacaaaacagcatcTTTACAGgttttaacacaaaaacaaacagcttaGTTTTCGTTAACTACTCAGCGATCTTCTGGCTGAATAATGTAAACAACAGATTGAAGTTCATTAAACTTTagagtcaacaaacaaacaaacaaacaaacaaacaaacaaacaacacgcTGCAATCAGCTGGTCAACAATCACAGTCACTGACTTGGCCTGCGCCTCGTCCAGACTCTGGTCGGTGATGGTCATGATCTGCTGCAGGATGTCCCCGATGTCTCTGCGGGGTTCGTGTCCGTTCTCTGTTCCCTCCAGGCCCGGGTCTCCTCCTCCGTCGGGCCGGTGGTGATGAGCCGGGTTCAGAGCATGCATCCCGGGGTGGCCGCTCAACCCGAGGCCCCGGCCGCTGGAGGGCCCGCCGgccgtctgctgctgctgctgcaacatctTCAGCGACGCACAGTGGCGACGACTGCTGCCAGACTCTCTGCTGCTCACAGACACCCAACACAGCCtgagcagaggagacgaggagcagAGGCTTCAGACACAGCAGGGTCCCCTAGCGATGGACAGGACAAGGTACAAGCCatgtcaacacactgactgcaGCATGTGGTAGACTGCTTTACTGAGGAGGAGCACTGCTGTGTTGAATAAACTCGGAAAAACagttcattttcaaaaaaaaaagagcataatAAGACAACCagtgtgatatttatttatttatgtatgtgggtagcgcccaataaagggttagggttagcaaTGGACAGGAAAAGGTACACGCCatgtcaacacactgactgcaGCATGTGGCAGACTGCTTTACTGAGGAGGAGCACTACTATGTtgaataaactgggaaaaaaagttctagtagaaaaaaaaaatgagcataataagGCAACCGGTGtggtatttattgatttatttattgatttatttattgatttaaaaaggatccccattagctgatacaaatggcaccagctagtcttcctgggttCCGAAATCAGGTACATTACATTaatcacatacatatatatataaactgtgaaaaaataaataataggcaACCAGtgcagtatttattttatttattttatttattttatttattttatttatttatttaaaaaggatccccattagctaaTACCAATGGAACCAGCTGGTCGTCCTGGGGTCAGAAATCaggtacattacatttatcacatacatatacagtatatatatataaactggggaaaaaaccTTCGGGAATTTGtatttggtggattatttctctgttgttacaatgctaattgtattttacatggttggaaagcctgtttatttaccttcacaatgatgtccaacttgtaaggatcatgcatttgtgtgatgagcagcacagctgattatgtgggtagcgcccaagaaaaatttgccaaaatgctccgtcaatggtaaacagtgtattctcctgttggtattgactcttgttttgagttgtttagtggattggatgattgaactgtctatcagtaacaaggaacaaacaagacatattggcaattttacactttattcatttcatacatcattgtgaaggtaaataaactggctttccaaccatgtaaaaaaCAAttccaattagcattgtaacaacagagaatgaatccaccaaacacaagtttccaaacttttccCCCCCAAGTTAGTTAAATGTAACCGCAACAACAAACATCTGCACTCCCTGCATttacaactgtgtgtgtgtgtgtcagggaacaaactgaaataagatctaactaaataaaatgtagatTATGTGCTCTATTTTTATCTTATACAAAGCATTAACAAAAACATTCAGATTAAAGAAGCTGCTTTGTAATTTCCCCAGTTCAACGTGATAATCTCACTTTGACAACCTCTCTCACTTGTCTGACTCTACTTCTCGTTTTAGCTGCAAGTCAACAGGATGTGTGCCAAAACCACATCAGTGCAGAAGAACTGTGCGCCTGTTTCAACATGTTGCAGTTGGGTCTGTCATAATCAAATGAGCAgcacttaaagcagcagcagcagctgctttgACAGCTTGAAGTTAAtctcaaaaaaatgaaaaccttTGCTTTGGACCATACCTAGATAAAACCAAACGCACGTTGAGGGTTTTCTTCTGCTTTTGATAGTAATATTTCACAATATGGCTTGTCAGATGCAGGCCAAACAAATGGGTGGGCTGTGGTAAGAGgaacaggaagagaggagacgagagagagaaggtAGCAAGGCACACAGAGAAAGGGCGAGAGCTCGTCACGTCGGCATGTGAAACTCTTCATAgctgttctttctttctcttcataAGGATATTGTCAAGACAAGTTACAAGACCAAAATGCTGTGCTCCGTCTTCTGTGGTGACTTCAAGAGATGATGCTTTGAGAA is a window of Sebastes umbrosus isolate fSebUmb1 chromosome 11, fSebUmb1.pri, whole genome shotgun sequence DNA encoding:
- the pbx2 gene encoding pre-B-cell leukemia transcription factor 2, which translates into the protein MLQQQQQTAGGPSSGRGLGLSGHPGMHALNPAHHHRPDGGGDPGLEGTENGHEPRRDIGDILQQIMTITDQSLDEAQAKKHALNCHRMKPALFSVLCEIKEKTGLSMRNAQEDEPQDPQLVRLDNMLLAEGVAGPEKGGGAAAAVSAATSSGGMSPDSSLEHSDYKSKLSQIRSIYHTELEKYEQACTEFTTHVMNLLREQSRTRPVTPREIERMVGIIHRKFSTIQTQLKQSTCEAVMILRSRFLDARRKRRNFSKQATEGLNEYFYSHLSNPYPSEEAKEELAKSCGITISQVSNWFGNKRIRYKKNIGKFQEEANLYAMKTALGGRQGDDSPHTPNSTGSGSFSLSGSADLFLGVPPVNGEQSAYQVGVQANGNWQGRGSPPSGASPHSDHSENSD